The region TTTAAGGCACTATATGGCATATGTCCTAATTTTGGTACTATGCCAATTGACACTGGAGAATTACCTGCTTCCCTGGCTGAGCTAGCAacataacgtgaagattttttggcTCTGTTACGTGACCATCTCTTACGTGCTCAGCATAGAATTAAGTCCCGGGCCGATAAGCATCGTATGGATAGGGAATTTGCTGTTGGCGAGGAAGTTCTGCTCAAGCTCCAACTTTATGCACAATCTTCGCTGGTCAACCGCCCCTGTCACAAGCTCGCATTGAAGTTCTTTGTTCCATTCCGTGTCACTGAAAGAATTGGTGCTGCTGCTTATTGTTTGGACCTTTTGGCTGCCAGCCTCATACATCCCGTCTTTCATGATTCCCAATTGAAGCCATTTACTGCAAACTACTCTCAAGTGTTTGTAGACTTTCCTGAGCCACCAGATTTGTCAGCGGTTACATTGCAGCCCGAAGCGATTCTCGAATGACGCATGATAAAGAAAGGTAATTCATCAATCCCTCAGATCAAGGTTCAGTGGCATGGAATTGCTGCAGATCATGCAACCTGGGAAGATTATTATGTTCTTCGGGCTCGTTTTCTGGCGGCTTCACTCTGGGAGGAGTCTACATCTCAAGGGGGGAAAGTGTCACGTCCCCACCAGTGTTGGTGTCGACGGACAACAGACAAGTGGCCCCAGGTCTCACTGTGCAGAGTCAAAGGGTGTAAGCGTGATGGTGTGCCTGACTACGGGTCGGCTAGTAGCGTGTACTGTGTGGTTATATTATAGCTACAAAAACTCTAGAGAGGTTGAATAACATCTGAGGGCGTCTTTGGTTGCCCACATCgagcccaaccaggcccgcgcgggaAGGGAGAGCCTGTTTGGTTGCCTGGTTTCACTGTTGGGCCTGCATCGCACGCTTCTCCAAGCATCCCAGAGCCTGGCTCACTGGTAACGCTCGGATCGGCAGTTGCTCATGAGCCAGGCTGAGTGCGGTGCGAGGTCGCAAGGGCGGGTGCGAGGCGAGGGCGAAGGGGGATGGCGAGAGATGGAAATCTAGCGCGCCGTCCCGGCGCCAAATCTAGCCTCACCCCCCTTTCACTCGCTCACCCATAGCTACTGCCCCCCTTTCTTCCCTACTGCCTCACCATCGGTGGCGGCTGTGATTTCAGATCTGCgctagagggggcggcggcgacggcggaagAGGCGTCGACGTTTGCTGCAGATCTGGTGCTCCCCTTGTTGTTGGTCACCGTCTGGTCGACCTTGTCTGTGCCATGGCTCCCCCTAAGCCGTCCTCGTCTCCGATGCCGGTAAgaagcaccccctccccccttTGTTAGCTCAGTGCTTACTGCTTAGGCCGTTAGGCTAGGTGTAGGATCAATTTCCCACTGAACGAACCGTCAATATCGACTAGGTTATGGACGCACGGATAAGGCTGATAATCTAGGCAAcaacactgattagtgtggttcagGCATGGGTCATGTTCATGCACCAGAGAGTTGTTCGTCATGCTGGGAGACCTTTGATCCGCTATGGTCCATTGTTTCCCCGGGAACAAGAGAGGATTCAAAACCTGAACTACAACTACAACTACAATGACGTCGAGGCTCTGTGGATGCTTCGAATGAAAAGAGAACCATTTGCCAGGCTTGTCGAGACCTTTGGGAGTAGGGGTTGCTACAAGATAGCATCAACACCAGTGTCGAAGAGCAAGTGGCCATGTTCTTCCATGTTGTTGGCCATAATCAGAGGTTCAGGGTCATTCACAACACGTTTAGGAGATCAATGGAGACCATCTCTAGGTACTTCAAGCAAGTGCTTTTTGCTATTGGGGAGCTTAGAGGAGAGATGATCAGGAGACCATCTGGCCAGACTCCACCCAAGATTCACGGAAGTccaagatggtatccatacttcaaggtgagcattgacaatatacactattcatggcttgatatgcttgtattgttcaagttgagcactaacacaggcttgtgatgccattttcaggattgcattggggcaatagatggtactcatgtcactgcCAGAGTTCCTAAGTCACAGTCTGCAGCATACAGGGGGAGGAAGCACTACATAAGCCAGAATGTGCTTGTTGCTGTGTACTTTgatctgaagttcacatatgtgtTAGCTGGCTGGGAGGGGTCAGCGCATGATGCTAACATTCTCACTGACAGCATGAGTCGATCTGATGGGATTAACATCCCCGACGGCAAGTTCTACCTTGGAGATGCTGACTATGCATGTCGGCCGGGTATTCTTCCACCCTTTAGGAAAATCAGGTACCATCTCAAcgagttctctggtaggaactatcctaggactgcacaggagctgtttaatctcagacactccagccttagagtaactgttgagagggcatttggagctctGAAGAATAGGTTTAACATTCTGGATCAGAAGTCATTCCACCCACACTCCAGGTTAACCAAACTATGTGCATCTGAGGTTTTTTGGCCTGCATCCCCTCAAACCGGCTCAATAGAGCCAGGCTCGCCGGGCCAGGCTGGATTGGCAATGTAACCAAACACGCCCTCGGTGTTCTTCTTCTCCCCCTGTTCTTCCCTGATCCCCTCTCAAACCCGAACTATTGATTTGTGAGACTAACCCAGGGCCTCACAGTTTTTCCCTGTTGGTCTGAATTTCGGTGACAGTCCTAGTCTGGTCCTGTCAGACAGGTCGTCACATATGGCTGTGGTATCTCATCCGCTGCTCTCTTGCTCCTTCTCCGTCGCCTCCCCGAACCATCCAATCCTTCGACTCCTTCGCCGCCCTCTGAAATCCTCCACCTCCAAATGCTTCCTCCATTCCCCGCGGCGACGTCACCACCCAGTCGCCCGCCAGCCAGACGACAACGAGCATGACGGGGAAGAGGATATGTGGAGCCCGCCTACCAGCCCCCTGAGAGCCCACCTCGTGGACACCTTGGATGACGAAAAGGGCGGCCATGGATGGGGTCCGCCTAATGGCGACGGTGCAGAGGAGGGAGAGCAGCTCCAACAATACGAGGTGGGTGAGTGGGATCCACCTGCCAGCCCGTTCCGAGCGCAGGCCCAGGAACAGCATcgacaagaggaggaggaggaggaggaagaagatgaagccgGCGGGGACTGCCCGTGGCTGGACCCGAGCTACTTCTTGCGAAGCCAAGAAGGGGCAAGCACCAACACCACTGCGGCTATGGAGAAAATTCTCGCCTTTGCGAGGAGCCCAGTGGCGGCGGACGGCCCTGGGTTCGCTGGGTTCTTGGCTGGTTACAGCGGCGGTGCACTCGGCGAGGACGAGTGCGTGGAATTGATGAGGAGGATGGGTGAGGAGGGCCTGGCGTTGGGGTGCCTCCACTTGTTCCGGTGGATGCGGGCGCTCGAGGAGCGGCCGATTTCGTTGTCGCCGCAGGCATGGTTGGTGGCTCTCGTCGCGCTTGGACGGGCACGAATGGCCGATGAAATCTTGGAGATTCTGGGAAGTTTGCCGCCGGAGAGGGGATTTCGTGAGGCGGTTCTGTACAATGCTGCAATGTCTGGTGTTGCCTACTGTGGAAGGTGAGCACTGTCTTGATTGGTCTGACAGTGATGAGTGACCATATTAATTTCATTCGTGCTATCACTTTTGCAAGATTAATAGTAGTTACTCGTACTTATTGACCGACTTAGATCGAAGTGACTTTTATTTACTTCCCTATTTCTAAATGGCATTCCCATTAACCTTTTCCTACAATACAAAAGAAAAAGGATTAAGCATATTGTTAGTTATTGATCAACAGAGGATCCAGGTCAGCTTGATTTGCTCCACTATCCCACTGTCTATAAATTCTGTGGTATGAACTTCATCGTTATCTCGGGATGCAAATAAAGAAAACTATGGAGCAACATATTTATAATAGACTGTGCTAGCATAAGAAATGTTTATTGATAGGTTTGCATAGTTTCAAGTCTTTATGGTTTTTGCTCTCTCCTAACTAAGCATGAACACCAATGGAGATTCTAACATGCTACATTTCTTCTGCGGTAAGCTATGTATTATTTGTTGTGATGATCATTTTTCTACTCGCCCAGATATGATGATGCCTGGAAAATATTTGAGAGTATGGAGAAGAACAATGTCCAACCTGGCCACATAACATCCTcaatcatgttaatggtaatgaagaAGCGCAAGGCATCAGCCAAGGATTCATGGGAGTTCTTCCAACGAATGAACAGAAAAGGTGTCAAGTGGAGCTTGGGTGTCTCTGCTTCTCTAATTAAGATATTTTGCGACGAGGGGCTGAAGAAAGAAGCTCTTATCTTCCAATCAGAAATGGAGAAGAGAGGAATTCCATCAAACACGAGCATTTATAACGCAATAATGAATGTATATTGCAAATGCAGTCAAATTGAAGAAGCTGAGGGGCTCTTTGCTGAGATGAAAGAGAAAGGCTTAAAACCAACAAGGGTGACGTATAATATCCTTATGGATGCTTACAGTAGAAGATTGCAGCCAGAAGTTGTTGAATCGTTACTTCTGGAGATGCATGATTTGGGATTTCGGCCAAATGCTAGGTCATACCACTGCCTCATAAGTGCCTATGGGCGGCAGAAAAAAATGAGCGAGAAGGCTGAAGATGCTTTCCTGAGGATGAAGAAAGGTGGCATTAAGGCAACATCTTCTTCGTACACATCACTGATTTGTGCATATGCAGTGAGTGGACAGTATGAAAAAGCTCTCATTGCATATTTAGATATGAAAAGAGAAGGACTTAAACCTTCCTTAGAAACATATACAGCTTTGCTTGACATATTTAGGAGGGCTGGCAACACAGAGAAGTTAATGGAGACATGGAAATCAATGACCGATGAAAAGGTTGGATGCACTAGAGTCACATTTCACATGGTACTTGATGGGTTGGCGAAACATGGGTTGTATGTTCAGGCAAGAGATGTAATATGTGAGTTTGGAAAAATAGGTTTACCTCCTACAGCTATGACCTACAACATTTTGATGAATGCTTATGCCAAGGGAGGACAGCATTACAAATTGCCCCAACTCCTGAAAGAGATGTCTACTCTGGAACTAAAACCAGATCCAGTTACATATTCTACAATGATATACGCATATGCTCGCGTCCGCGACTTCTCGAAAGCATTCTATTACCACAAGCAGATGGTTCGGAATGGACAAGTGCCTGATGCTAAGTCATACAGAAAGCTGTTGAATACCTTGGATGTGAAATCTGCAAGGGAAAACATAAAGGATAAGAGTGCCATTGCAGGAGTTGTAAAAGGCAAATCTAGCTTAAAACATAGGAAGGAAAAGAAGGATGAATTTTGGAAGAACAGTAAAAAGAGGTCTATGACCCAAGTTAATGGATACCAGAGAAAAAGATTTTTGTGATGTTTTACTAAGTGCAAGTTTCATTGCCTTCAGTACTCATCCCTTGTGTTATATCATGGGCTCCACGCTTTAATTCTCTTGAATTGTTCAGGGTTTTAGGTCAGAAGCTATGGGGCGTGTTATTAATTCCATAAGCATTCACTTTGACTGTCTAACTGATCTCATGGTCTGAATACACTTAATTTTGCATTTTAAATTGCTTGAGCTTGAACAACATCCAGTTAAATGAACTCCAAATGTTTTTTATTTTTATCATGAGAGGACTTTTAAACTGCTCTTTTAGGCTT is a window of Triticum dicoccoides isolate Atlit2015 ecotype Zavitan chromosome 2B, WEW_v2.0, whole genome shotgun sequence DNA encoding:
- the LOC119364043 gene encoding pentatricopeptide repeat-containing protein At5g50280, chloroplastic-like, with the translated sequence MAVVSHPLLSCSFSVASPNHPILRLLRRPLKSSTSKCFLHSPRRRHHPVARQPDDNEHDGEEDMWSPPTSPLRAHLVDTLDDEKGGHGWGPPNGDGAEEGEQLQQYEVGEWDPPASPFRAQAQEQHRQEEEEEEEEDEAGGDCPWLDPSYFLRSQEGASTNTTAAMEKILAFARSPVAADGPGFAGFLAGYSGGALGEDECVELMRRMGEEGLALGCLHLFRWMRALEERPISLSPQAWLVALVALGRARMADEILEILGSLPPERGFREAVLYNAAMSGVAYCGRYDDAWKIFESMEKNNVQPGHITSSIMLMVMKKRKASAKDSWEFFQRMNRKGVKWSLGVSASLIKIFCDEGLKKEALIFQSEMEKRGIPSNTSIYNAIMNVYCKCSQIEEAEGLFAEMKEKGLKPTRVTYNILMDAYSRRLQPEVVESLLLEMHDLGFRPNARSYHCLISAYGRQKKMSEKAEDAFLRMKKGGIKATSSSYTSLICAYAVSGQYEKALIAYLDMKREGLKPSLETYTALLDIFRRAGNTEKLMETWKSMTDEKVGCTRVTFHMVLDGLAKHGLYVQARDVICEFGKIGLPPTAMTYNILMNAYAKGGQHYKLPQLLKEMSTLELKPDPVTYSTMIYAYARVRDFSKAFYYHKQMVRNGQVPDAKSYRKLLNTLDVKSARENIKDKSAIAGVVKGKSSLKHRKEKKDEFWKNSKKRSMTQVNGYQRKRFL